DNA sequence from the Cohnella herbarum genome:
AAGAGGAATGCGAGCAAGAAGATAAGTCCGGCAACGCAGACCATACAGCCCGCGATCGAAGCATCCAGCATAGCCGCGACGTAATAACCCGCAACGGAGCTGATGACTCCGATAACCACGCTTAAACCGATCATCGTGCCTAATCTGTCCGTTAACAAGTAAGCGGCGGATGGAGGAACGATAAGCAAGCCGACCACGAGGATGGCTCCTACGCTTTCGAAAGAGCTTACCGTTGCCATGGAAACCAATCCCATGAGTACGTAATGGAACAAAGCAACCGGTATGCCGATCGCCGCCGCCAGTGCCGGATCGAAAGCGCATATCTTAAATTGCTTGTAGAACAACCCGATAAGCGCCACGATAATGAACAACGTAATTCCAAGCAGCCAGACGGCTTTCGGTCCTAGCTCCACGCCGCCCAGGATTAACGGGTTCCACTGAACATAAGCGATTTCCCCATAAAGCACGCAATCCAGATCCAAATCGACCTGTTGAGCGTTGAGGCTAACAAGAAGCACGCCCGCGGCGAACATCGAGGTAAAGACGACTCCGATGGACGCGTCGTTCTGAACGCCGCTCTGCTGGAACATCTGGATCAGGAACACCGTCACGAAACCGATGAGCGCCGCCCCGAACAGCATGAAGAAGGAATCCCTGGAACCGCTGACCAAGAACGCGATCACGATGCCCGGAAGCACGGAATGGCTAATCGCGTCTCCGATGAGAGCCATGCGGCGCAAAATAAGGAAGCATCCTAGAATCCCGCAACACGTTGCGACCAAGGCTCCCGTCAACATAATCCAAAATCCGCTCATGCCGACACCTCGCTTTCCTTCGAGCGAGAACCCGAATCCGTTTGTTTTCCGTTCTCCTCCGACCATTCGCGTTTGGCGGCATAACGTCTTGCCACCTTGGCAACGATGCCTCTGCGCGGTCCGAAGAGCACGGAAGCCGTAAACAAAGCCGTAGCGGTTAATACGCTTAACGGGCCCGTAGGCAGGTTCTGCGTCCCTGCGCTGATCCATGTTCCTATCGCTCCGCTAAGCGCTCCGAAAACCCCGGAGAGGAAAGTCATCATTCCCAGACGATCCGTCCAATAGCGGGCCGAAACGGCCGGCGTAATGAGCAATGCGGCAACGAGAACGACTCCGACCGCTTGAATCCCGACCACGACGGCGATCGTTACGAGCCATAGCAGCAATTGCTCCAAGGTCGATACGGAGAAACCCAGCCCCCGTGCGTAGCCGGAGTCGAAGCTGATCAGTTTGAATTCCTTGAACAGCAAAACGCAGGCAACGATCAGAACGATCGCGACTCCCATCATCGTATAGACGTCGTTAGCCGTCATCGATGCCGCTTGCCCGAATAGAAACTTATCCAACCCGCTTTGGTTGCCATAGGAACTATGCTGAATTTGCGTAAGCAATACGATGCCCAGCCCGAAAAATACCGATAAAACGATACCCATCGCGGCATCCTGTTTGATTCTCGAGTGACGGGTAATCCAACTGATTCCTACCGTCGCGATCATCCCCGCTACGATCGCCCCTATCATGAAGAACGCTACGTTTTTGACGCCGGTCAGCATGAAAGCAATGCAAATCCCCGGCAATGCCGCATGAGCTAAGGTATCTCCAATTAAGCTTTGTTTGCGCAAATACGCGAACGTGCCGATGACTCCCGTGCTTAATCCGAGCAGCATGCTGCCGATCAGTATCCATTGTAAATTCGGATCGGTAAACAGGTTCAACATCACGATCACCTTCCCATTCCCGCGAGAACGATCGGCTCTTCGGCTGGGCTGGTCTTGAGAAAGGTCAATCTTCCCCCGTACGTTTCTTGCAGCCTTTGTTCGGTGAACGTCGTGCGGGTAGGACCGAATGCGATCAATTCTCCGTTTAGCAGCATGACGGAATCGAAGTATTGTTCTACGGTCGCGAGGTCATGGTGTACGACGAGCACCGTCTTTCCTTGCCGCTTTAATTCGCCAAGCAGCGTAAT
Encoded proteins:
- a CDS encoding metal ABC transporter permease, encoding MSGFWIMLTGALVATCCGILGCFLILRRMALIGDAISHSVLPGIVIAFLVSGSRDSFFMLFGAALIGFVTVFLIQMFQQSGVQNDASIGVVFTSMFAAGVLLVSLNAQQVDLDLDCVLYGEIAYVQWNPLILGGVELGPKAVWLLGITLFIIVALIGLFYKQFKICAFDPALAAAIGIPVALFHYVLMGLVSMATVSSFESVGAILVVGLLIVPPSAAYLLTDRLGTMIGLSVVIGVISSVAGYYVAAMLDASIAGCMVCVAGLIFLLAFLFSPSHGFVTRKLRQRASVAGEAY
- a CDS encoding metal ABC transporter permease — protein: MLNLFTDPNLQWILIGSMLLGLSTGVIGTFAYLRKQSLIGDTLAHAALPGICIAFMLTGVKNVAFFMIGAIVAGMIATVGISWITRHSRIKQDAAMGIVLSVFFGLGIVLLTQIQHSSYGNQSGLDKFLFGQAASMTANDVYTMMGVAIVLIVACVLLFKEFKLISFDSGYARGLGFSVSTLEQLLLWLVTIAVVVGIQAVGVVLVAALLITPAVSARYWTDRLGMMTFLSGVFGALSGAIGTWISAGTQNLPTGPLSVLTATALFTASVLFGPRRGIVAKVARRYAAKREWSEENGKQTDSGSRSKESEVSA